In Sphingobacterium sp. lm-10, one DNA window encodes the following:
- a CDS encoding DEAD/DEAH box helicase, with amino-acid sequence MGEQQYLANLGISALNEMQQQVFDTYNGANDLILLSPTGSGKTLAFSLIIQKRLRDHASGKIQALIIAPTRELALQIEQVLRKMPNHPKVTCLYGGNDLRTEKNKLKEAPQILVGTPGRIIYHLERHNIDLSELDTLVLDEFDKSLELGFHEQMEQIVGETGHSFQMLTSATELEEIPEFLTLKDVASVNFLHEKGYAPDLTFRTVTASPQNKLKALLKLICKLGSEQKTLIFCNHREAVDHISELLADRDIIHDVFHGGLEQADRELALLKFRNGSTHILLTTDLAARGLDIPEVDAIIHYQLPYKQDAFVHRNGRTARMQAKGTVYLLLKPEDDFPYLTDAMEEEVLEDEYPLPSNSKMTTLMFTAGKRDKVSKGDIVGYLLNLPGVAKEEVGMIEIKEKNAFVAVTRSSVTTILQKGNNGRIKGTKVRILRS; translated from the coding sequence ATGGGAGAACAACAGTATTTAGCCAATCTTGGTATATCGGCATTAAATGAGATGCAGCAACAGGTATTTGACACTTACAACGGTGCGAATGACCTCATCTTACTGTCTCCTACAGGTAGTGGAAAAACACTTGCCTTCTCCTTAATCATTCAGAAAAGATTGCGTGATCATGCTAGCGGAAAAATACAAGCGTTGATTATCGCTCCAACACGTGAGCTGGCTTTGCAAATTGAACAAGTGCTACGCAAAATGCCTAATCATCCGAAGGTGACCTGCTTGTACGGAGGTAATGATCTACGGACTGAAAAAAACAAGCTGAAAGAAGCTCCTCAGATATTAGTGGGTACCCCCGGAAGAATTATCTACCATTTAGAACGCCACAATATCGATCTGTCGGAATTGGATACGCTGGTACTGGACGAGTTTGATAAATCGCTGGAATTAGGTTTTCACGAACAAATGGAACAGATTGTTGGAGAGACCGGTCATTCTTTTCAGATGCTGACTTCGGCCACGGAACTGGAAGAAATACCTGAATTTTTAACCTTGAAAGATGTGGCATCTGTCAATTTTCTACATGAAAAAGGATATGCGCCAGATCTGACTTTTCGTACGGTAACTGCCAGTCCACAAAACAAGCTGAAAGCATTGTTAAAGCTCATCTGCAAATTGGGTAGTGAACAAAAAACGCTTATATTCTGCAATCATCGCGAAGCGGTAGATCATATCAGTGAGCTTTTGGCAGATCGCGATATTATCCACGATGTATTTCACGGTGGTTTGGAGCAAGCCGATCGCGAGTTGGCTTTATTGAAATTTAGAAATGGAAGCACCCATATTTTGCTGACCACGGATCTTGCGGCGCGCGGATTGGATATCCCGGAAGTGGATGCCATCATCCATTACCAGCTTCCTTACAAGCAAGATGCTTTTGTGCATCGCAACGGACGTACTGCCCGGATGCAGGCAAAAGGTACGGTTTATTTGCTTTTGAAGCCGGAAGACGACTTTCCTTACCTTACCGATGCGATGGAAGAAGAAGTATTGGAGGATGAATATCCACTACCTTCTAATAGTAAAATGACCACCCTGATGTTTACCGCTGGCAAGCGTGATAAGGTGAGTAAGGGAGATATTGTGGGTTATTTACTGAATCTTCCCGGCGTTGCTAAGGAAGAAGTTGGCATGATCGAAATCAAAGAGAAAAATGCTTTCGTAGCCGTAACACGGAGTAGTGTAACCACTATTTTGCAAAAAGGAAATAACGGCAGAATCAAAGGCACTAAAGTACGTATACTACGTAGCTAG
- a CDS encoding sulfite exporter TauE/SafE family protein has product MLETAWQAALQLLPTPQAWLLYLLCAVLIGMSKTGIQNIGTVAVPFFALLFGAKYSTGIVLIMLCMADLTAVIYYRKSLIWSEVTKLLPSALLGLLVGLVLGNSIDDQWFKTAMGICILLGVGIMLWSSRQTEESTKELVEKKWYSPLFGFIVGFSTMIGNAAGPALSVYLLTKRMSKLTFVATAAWFIMILNYIKIPLQAFVWQNLSIAGLVINVMAIPFILLGGLIGIKLVQILKEQHFRWVIMGLVIFSSLMLIMM; this is encoded by the coding sequence ATGCTGGAAACTGCCTGGCAAGCTGCATTACAATTGCTTCCCACCCCACAAGCGTGGTTGCTATACCTTTTATGTGCTGTGCTAATTGGTATGTCTAAGACGGGTATACAAAATATTGGCACGGTAGCCGTACCATTTTTTGCCCTCCTTTTTGGCGCGAAATATTCTACGGGTATTGTACTGATTATGTTGTGCATGGCAGACCTTACCGCTGTAATCTACTACCGAAAGTCATTAATCTGGTCTGAAGTAACTAAGTTACTGCCTTCTGCCCTTCTCGGGTTGCTGGTTGGCTTAGTACTCGGCAATAGCATCGACGATCAATGGTTTAAAACAGCCATGGGCATTTGCATTCTCCTTGGTGTTGGGATCATGCTATGGTCTTCTCGACAAACGGAGGAAAGCACCAAAGAATTAGTCGAGAAAAAATGGTACTCGCCCTTGTTTGGGTTTATCGTTGGTTTCTCGACCATGATCGGCAATGCAGCAGGCCCTGCCCTATCAGTCTATTTACTCACCAAACGCATGTCTAAGCTCACCTTTGTGGCTACCGCCGCGTGGTTCATTATGATTCTCAATTACATTAAGATCCCGCTGCAGGCATTTGTATGGCAAAATCTTTCCATAGCTGGCCTGGTGATTAATGTGATGGCCATTCCATTTATCCTCTTAGGTGGCTTAATAGGCATTAAACTGGTTCAGATTCTTAAGGAGCAACATTTTCGCTGGGTAATTATGGGCTTAGTTATTTTCTCTTCACTAATGTTGATTATGATGTAA
- a CDS encoding HAD family phosphatase produces the protein MSLNIAYKESDNFAVVFDMDGVIADTNPYHAKAFEAFFDRYKVNYTQEAFEQHMYGKHNSYIMQHFFGRPFSPQEIATLEAEKEGLFREIYKAVATPVFGLVDFLRDLQRHDFLLGVATSAPRANMNLVLDTLGIRDLFQSTLSSEDVSLHKPHPEVYLKSAEALHVSAHRVMVFEDSYSGVTAGTAAGMAVTGVLTSHKKEELPPCAAYIRDYRDIDAPTVKSLLK, from the coding sequence ATGTCTTTAAACATAGCATACAAAGAGTCTGATAATTTTGCCGTCGTGTTCGATATGGACGGTGTAATCGCCGATACAAACCCCTATCACGCGAAAGCTTTCGAAGCTTTTTTTGATAGATACAAAGTGAACTATACGCAAGAAGCCTTTGAGCAGCATATGTACGGTAAGCACAATAGTTATATCATGCAACATTTCTTCGGAAGACCTTTTTCTCCCCAAGAGATTGCCACATTAGAAGCGGAGAAAGAAGGACTTTTTCGCGAGATATACAAGGCAGTCGCTACACCGGTTTTCGGTTTGGTAGATTTCCTACGCGATCTACAACGTCATGATTTTTTATTGGGTGTTGCTACATCAGCTCCACGTGCAAATATGAATCTCGTATTAGATACGCTGGGCATCCGCGATTTATTTCAGTCCACACTATCTAGCGAAGACGTCTCACTGCACAAACCACATCCTGAGGTATATTTAAAATCGGCGGAGGCCTTACACGTATCGGCGCATCGGGTGATGGTATTCGAAGATTCCTATTCGGGCGTCACAGCAGGTACTGCTGCTGGTATGGCTGTTACTGGTGTACTTACTTCACATAAGAAAGAAGAATTACCTCCTTGCGCCGCATACATCCGCGATTACCGTGATATTGACGCCCCTACCGTCAAATCCTTGTTGAAATAA
- a CDS encoding cation:proton antiporter, with amino-acid sequence MKNIRSTIFYIAIVIVFGLFMYWIIQQGSALESGRDVLVPTSENGAWIDFVESIKESLKYPLSILLIQIVAIILTARFFGWICVKIKQPVVIGEMVAGIILGPSLLGLFFPDFFNALFPQQSLGNLQFLSQIGLILFMFIVGMELDLNVLRNKAHDAVVISHASIMLPFALGIGLAYFLYENHAPDNVQFLSYSLFIGIAMSITAFPVLARIVQERGLQKTRLGTVVITCAAADDITAWCILATVIAIVKAGSFVSALYTIGLALAYVLVMIKIVRPFMHRIGQVNSTKETLNKPVVAIFFLMLILSAYTTEVIGIHALFGAFMAGAIMPENNKFRNLFIDKVEDVALVLLLPLFFVFTGLRTQIGLLNDPSLWLITGLIILVAVIGKFVGSALAARFMGQGWKDSLSIGALMNTRGLMELVVLNIGYDLGVLSAELFSMMVVMALVTTFMTGPALDLINWAFRDKGKPAFVEKIESQFNILFSFGKTESGQALLRLSNALTVGATDQSQVAALHVAPANELHHYEVEEQETECFRAILADSKTLNRPVKTLFKISSDIDHEIVDEVESGHYDMLLIGTSESIYEGSLLGKIIGFTSNIISPEKLFSSRGAVYSNKFYERTNRLLSKIDIPVGILIDKGLEKIDQVVMPILFKEDLFLLQYVDKLIGNDPLARLILWDVDSQFADVDLLAEAELTHPTCRQKIDLLSGEPIGHEKLLKDRLMLISLVSWETLLQQKRKLRIDSSSELVIRDRVRG; translated from the coding sequence ATGAAAAACATACGTTCAACGATTTTCTATATTGCCATTGTCATTGTGTTTGGTCTGTTTATGTACTGGATTATCCAGCAGGGAAGCGCATTGGAGTCTGGCAGGGATGTACTTGTCCCAACTTCTGAAAACGGAGCCTGGATTGATTTTGTCGAATCTATTAAGGAAAGTTTAAAATATCCATTATCGATCTTACTGATCCAAATCGTAGCCATTATCTTGACGGCAAGGTTCTTCGGATGGATTTGTGTAAAAATCAAGCAACCGGTAGTAATTGGTGAGATGGTGGCGGGTATCATTCTGGGGCCATCCTTATTAGGACTTTTCTTTCCCGATTTTTTTAATGCACTTTTCCCACAGCAATCATTAGGTAATTTGCAGTTTCTCAGCCAAATTGGTCTTATCCTTTTTATGTTTATCGTGGGTATGGAGCTGGATCTTAATGTGCTTCGAAACAAGGCTCATGACGCGGTCGTGATCAGCCATGCGAGCATCATGCTTCCATTTGCCTTAGGCATTGGACTAGCCTATTTTTTGTATGAAAATCATGCGCCGGATAACGTGCAATTCCTTTCCTACAGTTTATTTATAGGAATTGCGATGAGCATTACCGCGTTCCCGGTGTTGGCTCGTATCGTACAAGAGCGTGGTTTGCAAAAAACACGATTAGGCACTGTAGTGATTACCTGTGCAGCCGCAGATGATATCACTGCCTGGTGTATCTTGGCGACCGTTATTGCGATTGTTAAGGCAGGTTCCTTCGTGTCGGCACTATATACTATTGGTCTCGCGCTGGCGTATGTATTGGTGATGATTAAGATTGTGCGACCATTTATGCATCGTATCGGACAGGTAAACTCCACCAAAGAAACATTGAACAAACCTGTGGTAGCGATTTTCTTCCTGATGCTGATCCTTTCCGCCTATACTACCGAGGTAATCGGTATACATGCGTTATTTGGCGCATTCATGGCGGGCGCTATTATGCCAGAAAATAATAAATTCCGCAATCTGTTTATTGACAAAGTAGAAGACGTTGCTTTGGTGCTTTTGTTACCATTGTTCTTTGTATTTACCGGATTACGCACGCAGATCGGTTTGCTTAACGATCCTTCCCTTTGGCTCATCACTGGGCTCATCATCCTGGTAGCTGTGATTGGTAAGTTTGTGGGCAGTGCTTTGGCAGCACGCTTTATGGGCCAAGGCTGGAAAGATAGTCTAAGTATTGGCGCGCTGATGAATACACGCGGTTTAATGGAACTGGTGGTATTGAATATTGGTTATGACCTGGGTGTTTTATCTGCTGAACTATTCTCTATGATGGTGGTGATGGCTTTAGTGACCACTTTTATGACCGGACCAGCATTAGATCTGATCAATTGGGCATTTCGCGATAAAGGAAAGCCAGCCTTTGTGGAAAAAATTGAAAGTCAGTTCAACATCTTGTTTAGTTTCGGAAAAACAGAATCTGGACAAGCCTTACTACGCCTATCCAATGCGCTCACGGTGGGTGCAACCGATCAAAGTCAGGTAGCGGCGCTACATGTCGCTCCAGCAAATGAACTGCATCACTATGAGGTGGAAGAGCAGGAGACCGAATGCTTTCGTGCGATTCTCGCAGATAGCAAAACACTCAACAGACCCGTAAAAACGCTATTTAAAATCTCTAGTGATATCGACCACGAAATTGTGGATGAAGTAGAGTCCGGCCATTATGATATGCTCTTGATCGGCACCAGTGAATCCATTTACGAAGGTAGTTTGCTCGGGAAGATCATTGGTTTTACTTCCAACATCATCAGTCCAGAAAAACTTTTTTCTAGCCGAGGTGCTGTATATAGCAACAAATTCTATGAACGCACCAATCGCCTATTGTCTAAGATAGACATCCCTGTGGGCATATTAATTGATAAGGGTTTGGAGAAAATCGATCAGGTCGTCATGCCTATCCTTTTTAAGGAAGACTTATTCCTGTTGCAGTATGTGGATAAGCTGATTGGTAATGATCCGCTAGCAAGATTGATATTATGGGATGTCGATAGCCAATTTGCCGATGTGGATTTATTGGCCGAGGCTGAATTGACACACCCTACCTGCCGCCAGAAGATCGACTTGCTATCGGGTGAGCCAATCGGTCATGAAAAACTACTGAAAGACCGATTGATGCTGATCAGTCTCGTGAGTTGGGAAACCTTATTACAACAAAAACGTAAACTAAGGATTGATTCTTCGTCAGAGCTCGTTATCCGCGATCGTGTACGCGGTTAA
- a CDS encoding 3'-5' exonuclease, with the protein MELNLRRPLAFFDLETTGINIATDRIVEIAILKVLPGGGEEVLAMRVNPKRPIPAESTFFHGIRDEDVKDLKSFDEIGQEVADFIADADLAGYNSNKFDVPMLMEEFLRAGIVFSLDGRSFVDVQNIFHQMEQRTLKAAYKFYCQEDLTNAHTAEADVRATYLVLKAQLEKYNGVSFEDKAGVVSTPVVNDVEALHQFTNLSKPVDFAGRLVYDQDGDPSINFGKHKGKKVVDVFDVEPSYYAWMQNGDFPLYTKKVLETIWNEYRNARKEQKAAAPKATAEPAAGNRPTADPKVNPERSNPQHYKKKEKAVPVTSDMLKALQGKFGKE; encoded by the coding sequence ATGGAATTGAACTTGCGCCGTCCGTTGGCATTTTTTGATTTAGAAACTACAGGAATTAATATCGCTACCGATAGAATCGTAGAAATTGCCATCCTGAAGGTTTTGCCAGGAGGAGGCGAAGAAGTATTGGCCATGCGAGTTAACCCCAAGCGTCCGATTCCAGCAGAATCCACCTTTTTTCATGGAATCCGCGATGAAGATGTAAAAGACCTCAAAAGTTTCGATGAAATCGGACAAGAGGTAGCGGATTTCATTGCTGATGCTGATTTGGCGGGCTACAATTCAAATAAATTTGATGTACCGATGTTGATGGAGGAATTCCTGCGTGCTGGAATCGTCTTTTCATTAGACGGAAGGTCTTTTGTAGATGTACAAAACATCTTTCACCAGATGGAGCAACGCACCCTAAAGGCCGCCTATAAATTTTACTGTCAGGAAGATTTAACTAATGCGCACACGGCCGAAGCAGATGTACGTGCAACGTATTTGGTGCTGAAAGCACAGTTGGAGAAGTATAATGGGGTATCCTTCGAAGATAAAGCGGGTGTGGTATCTACACCGGTAGTCAATGATGTGGAGGCCTTGCATCAGTTTACTAACCTGAGCAAGCCAGTAGATTTTGCAGGTAGATTGGTGTATGATCAAGATGGTGATCCAAGCATTAATTTTGGTAAACATAAAGGCAAGAAAGTGGTTGATGTGTTTGATGTGGAACCGAGTTATTACGCTTGGATGCAGAATGGAGATTTTCCATTGTACACAAAAAAGGTGTTAGAGACGATTTGGAATGAGTACCGGAATGCCCGAAAAGAACAAAAGGCGGCAGCTCCTAAAGCCACTGCTGAACCAGCTGCAGGTAATCGACCTACAGCCGATCCAAAAGTAAATCCGGAGCGCTCCAATCCACAACACTATAAAAAGAAGGAGAAGGCAGTACCTGTAACCTCCGATATGTTGAAAGCCTTGCAAGGCAAATTTGGAAAAGAATAA
- the trxB gene encoding thioredoxin-disulfide reductase, which yields METKQEIEHVSCLIIGSGPAGYTAAIYAARADLKPVMYTGMVPGGQLTQTTEVDNFPGYPQGVTGPVMMEDLRAQAERFGTQVRFGYVNKVDFSTDGGIHTIEIDSTKTVTADTVIISTGATAKWLGLDSEQKYNGFGVSACAVCDGFFFKGQDVAIVGAGDTAAEEATYLAKLCNKVHMLVRRDEFRASKAMVHRVLNTPNIEVHYNAEAQEVLGDGQVVTGLRIINNVSRESSDLDITGFFVAIGHTPNTDLFKGVLDMDETGYLITQPDATATNIPGVFACGDVQDHVYRQAITAAGTGCMAALEAERYLAAKETFA from the coding sequence ATGGAAACCAAACAAGAAATAGAACACGTCTCCTGTCTTATTATAGGGTCAGGCCCTGCGGGTTATACCGCTGCAATATATGCTGCACGTGCAGATTTGAAGCCGGTCATGTATACCGGTATGGTACCGGGCGGTCAGCTTACTCAAACTACAGAAGTGGATAACTTTCCTGGCTACCCGCAAGGCGTAACAGGCCCTGTGATGATGGAAGATTTACGTGCCCAAGCCGAGCGGTTCGGAACACAAGTACGTTTTGGATATGTCAATAAAGTCGATTTCTCTACAGATGGCGGAATTCATACGATAGAAATTGATAGCACAAAAACCGTTACCGCAGATACGGTAATCATTTCTACCGGAGCTACGGCCAAATGGCTGGGCTTGGATTCGGAGCAAAAATACAATGGCTTTGGGGTTTCTGCTTGTGCCGTATGTGATGGATTCTTTTTTAAAGGGCAAGATGTAGCTATCGTAGGCGCTGGAGACACTGCAGCCGAAGAAGCCACTTACTTGGCAAAGTTGTGTAATAAAGTACATATGCTGGTTCGTCGCGATGAGTTTAGAGCTTCAAAAGCGATGGTGCATCGCGTACTCAACACACCTAATATCGAAGTGCATTACAACGCAGAGGCACAAGAAGTATTAGGAGATGGGCAGGTAGTAACTGGTCTGAGGATCATCAACAATGTGTCCAGAGAAAGTAGCGATCTAGACATCACTGGCTTCTTCGTAGCTATTGGGCATACACCAAATACGGACTTGTTTAAAGGCGTGTTGGATATGGATGAAACCGGTTACTTGATCACACAACCAGACGCAACTGCTACTAATATTCCTGGTGTATTTGCTTGTGGTGATGTGCAGGATCATGTGTATCGACAGGCAATCACAGCTGCAGGAACAGGATGTATGGCGGCATTAGAAGCAGAGCGTTATCTGGCAGCGAAAGAAACTTTTGCGTAG
- a CDS encoding copper resistance protein NlpE N-terminal domain-containing protein — translation MKSLLFMLPLAFAISCTSADKNKAEPNEGPDVNPAIDSLHSATNMLDWPGNYKGTVPGKEKDSTVMEITINRDNTFAVKTTKKGTSESMEDKGEIKWESNETYIILKGSKVDYSFRLGDDEITFIDKAENVSETATPQEYRLVKQHEYATHDKHQRFPTE, via the coding sequence ATGAAATCATTACTGTTTATGTTGCCGTTGGCATTTGCCATATCCTGTACTTCTGCTGATAAAAACAAAGCAGAGCCCAATGAAGGTCCAGATGTAAATCCAGCCATAGATTCCCTTCATTCTGCCACCAATATGTTAGATTGGCCAGGTAATTACAAAGGCACGGTGCCTGGAAAAGAGAAGGATAGTACCGTTATGGAAATAACCATCAACCGGGATAATACCTTCGCAGTAAAAACAACCAAGAAAGGGACTTCCGAATCCATGGAAGATAAGGGAGAAATTAAATGGGAAAGCAACGAGACGTATATTATCCTGAAAGGAAGTAAGGTAGATTATTCTTTCCGACTTGGGGATGATGAAATTACATTTATAGACAAAGCAGAAAATGTGTCGGAAACGGCAACGCCACAGGAATATCGACTGGTAAAACAGCACGAATATGCAACGCATGATAAGCATCAGCGTTTTCCAACTGAATAG
- the queA gene encoding tRNA preQ1(34) S-adenosylmethionine ribosyltransferase-isomerase QueA yields MKLSQFNFDLPESLLASEPSENRDESRLMVLHRDTGQIEHKIFKDVLDYFDDKDVMILNNTKVFPARMYGNKEKTGATIEVFLLRELNKELRLWDVLVDPARKIRVGNKLYFGEDDLLVAEVVDNTTSRGRTIRFLFDGTDEEFRRNIEILGETPLPKYITRKATPEDKYRYQTIYAKNEGAVAAPTAGLHFSRELMKRLELKGIDFAEITLHVGLGTFRTVEVEDLTKHKMDSEQIIITEDAARTVNKAIDGKRRVCAVGTTSMRAIESAVSADKHLKQSNDWTSKFIYPPYEFSIANSMITNFHTPESTLLVMIAAFAGYENTMRAYEVAVKEKYRFYSYGDAMLII; encoded by the coding sequence ATGAAATTATCTCAATTTAACTTTGATCTACCTGAATCTCTCTTGGCCTCTGAGCCTAGCGAAAATCGTGATGAATCCAGATTAATGGTTCTTCACCGTGATACAGGACAGATCGAGCATAAGATCTTTAAAGACGTATTAGACTATTTCGATGACAAAGATGTCATGATCCTGAATAATACCAAAGTATTTCCTGCGCGGATGTATGGTAATAAGGAGAAAACTGGTGCTACTATTGAAGTATTCTTATTGCGGGAGTTGAATAAAGAGCTTCGTTTGTGGGATGTCTTAGTAGATCCAGCGCGTAAAATACGTGTAGGTAATAAGCTATACTTCGGTGAAGACGATTTGTTAGTAGCGGAGGTGGTGGATAACACCACTTCTCGTGGTCGTACTATCCGTTTCCTTTTTGATGGTACAGACGAAGAGTTTCGTCGTAACATCGAAATCCTGGGAGAGACACCTTTGCCAAAATACATTACTCGTAAAGCTACGCCTGAGGATAAATATCGTTACCAGACTATTTATGCTAAGAATGAAGGGGCAGTAGCGGCACCAACAGCCGGATTGCACTTCTCTCGCGAATTGATGAAGCGTTTGGAATTGAAAGGTATTGACTTTGCGGAGATCACACTACATGTCGGTTTAGGTACATTCCGTACCGTAGAAGTAGAGGATTTGACCAAGCATAAAATGGACTCCGAACAAATCATTATTACGGAGGATGCTGCTCGCACGGTTAACAAAGCGATTGATGGAAAAAGACGTGTTTGTGCTGTAGGTACCACATCTATGCGCGCTATTGAGTCTGCTGTATCTGCAGATAAACACCTGAAACAAAGTAACGATTGGACAAGTAAGTTTATCTATCCTCCATACGAGTTTAGCATTGCTAACTCCATGATTACCAATTTCCATACGCCAGAGTCGACTTTATTGGTCATGATCGCTGCTTTTGCAGGATATGAAAATACCATGAGAGCCTACGAAGTAGCTGTTAAAGAAAAATATCGTTTCTACAGCTATGGAGACGCTATGTTGATTATCTAA
- a CDS encoding 2-C-methyl-D-erythritol 4-phosphate cytidylyltransferase has translation MSKKFVVIVAGGVGSRMNSTLPKQFHLLGDRPVLMHTLSRFEQANLGLEIVVVLSASMLSYWAELCEKYHFNVAHHIVTGGATRFQSVKYGLNFLKNNLMDLEQINDVLIAIHDGARPILSSSLLERLFTQAKEVAAVVPAVRSTNSIRIGNLGESESVDRNLVWQIQTPQVFKAELLFSAYEQEEEPNFTDDASAVEKMGNIISIVEGDHFNLKITHPEDLDIAQIYLDKLFN, from the coding sequence ATGTCCAAAAAGTTTGTCGTTATCGTCGCTGGAGGAGTAGGTTCGCGGATGAACAGTACGCTACCAAAGCAGTTTCACCTTCTGGGAGATCGTCCCGTATTGATGCACACCTTAAGCCGTTTTGAGCAAGCAAATCTGGGTTTAGAAATCGTTGTGGTCTTATCGGCCAGCATGCTAAGCTATTGGGCGGAGCTGTGTGAGAAGTATCATTTCAATGTTGCACATCATATCGTTACTGGTGGAGCGACACGATTTCAGTCGGTGAAATACGGACTGAATTTTTTAAAAAACAATCTGATGGACTTAGAGCAGATTAATGACGTCTTAATAGCGATCCATGATGGAGCAAGACCTATATTGTCCTCGTCACTGCTAGAACGTTTGTTTACACAAGCGAAAGAAGTAGCGGCTGTAGTACCTGCGGTACGGAGTACTAATAGTATTCGTATAGGAAACTTAGGTGAGAGTGAGTCTGTAGATCGTAATTTGGTCTGGCAAATACAGACTCCACAGGTTTTTAAAGCGGAATTATTATTTAGCGCCTATGAACAGGAGGAGGAGCCCAATTTTACGGATGACGCTTCTGCGGTAGAAAAAATGGGCAATATCATAAGTATTGTTGAAGGCGATCATTTCAATTTAAAAATTACGCATCCAGAAGACCTTGATATTGCCCAAATATACTTGGATAAACTATTTAATTAG
- a CDS encoding lmo0937 family membrane protein, translating to MGNILYLIAVILVIIWAISFLGGYATGGIIHALLVIAIIVVLLRVIRGNA from the coding sequence ATGGGAAACATATTGTATTTAATCGCAGTTATTTTAGTAATTATTTGGGCAATCAGTTTCCTAGGCGGCTATGCTACCGGTGGAATTATCCACGCCCTATTGGTTATCGCTATTATCGTAGTATTGCTACGTGTAATACGAGGAAATGCATAA
- a CDS encoding TIGR00730 family Rossman fold protein encodes MGKDDRISRSFANKTWQEIKVKDSWQIFKIMSEFVDGFEKLAKIGPCVSIFGSARTPNDHKYYQLAVDIAGLLAERGYGVISGGGPGIMEAANKGAYEAGGKSVGLNIDLPFEQFHNKYIDRDKLLEFNYFFVRKVMFMKYSQGYIVMPGGFGTMDELFEAITLIQTGKIARFPIVMVGSEYWSGLFKWIQESMLGNHYISEEDLNLYRMVDTAEEAVEHIFRFYDKYLLKPNF; translated from the coding sequence ATGGGTAAAGACGATAGAATTAGCCGTTCATTTGCGAACAAAACTTGGCAAGAAATTAAAGTAAAAGACTCTTGGCAGATTTTTAAAATCATGTCAGAATTTGTAGATGGATTTGAAAAACTAGCCAAAATTGGACCCTGTGTCTCGATTTTCGGTTCGGCACGAACACCGAACGATCACAAGTATTATCAGCTGGCGGTAGATATTGCCGGATTGCTTGCAGAGCGTGGTTATGGTGTGATATCTGGTGGTGGCCCCGGTATTATGGAAGCTGCGAATAAAGGTGCTTACGAAGCGGGGGGTAAATCCGTGGGATTAAATATTGATTTGCCTTTCGAGCAATTTCACAACAAGTATATCGATCGAGATAAGTTGTTAGAATTCAACTATTTCTTTGTAAGAAAAGTAATGTTTATGAAATATTCGCAGGGTTATATTGTGATGCCCGGTGGATTTGGTACGATGGACGAACTTTTCGAGGCAATCACGTTGATTCAAACCGGTAAGATCGCCCGCTTTCCTATCGTAATGGTAGGAAGTGAATATTGGTCTGGACTGTTCAAATGGATTCAGGAATCAATGCTTGGCAACCATTACATCAGCGAAGAAGATTTGAATCTTTATAGAATGGTAGATACCGCAGAAGAAGCGGTAGAACACATCTTTCGCTTTTACGATAAGTATCTACTTAAACCTAATTTTTAG